One window of Tepidanaerobacter acetatoxydans Re1 genomic DNA carries:
- a CDS encoding MFS transporter, which translates to MSKKKVTFAIMSVFFIAMGVGTITPAIQNIAEAFPHINFSTILLVSTLPSLFIIPSTALAGVVAGNQVRYRTLLIVGILLFTVAGAAPAFMNDFATILIARAFFGIGLGVIMPLGNAMILNLFDGQERANMLGLSGLVMNLGGIVLQLLGGILCSIKWNYAFLAHLLGVISLVMVIFMLPEPEKQKEEDKGKISIPFSVYLASILFGIAMMLNYPLLVNMSTIIITDNLGDAASAGIVLSMFTVGGMLAGAIFGKLYQKATRFTIPIGLAIMAIGAGFVYYANNLMLLTFGMTLVGIGFGIVMPAVMMIIGMIVSPASFAAASGILMAFMNLGGFVSTYYIAFLSNINSAIRFPIFVAMVAYGISAVVYALTQLKTPPSITQKV; encoded by the coding sequence ATGAGTAAAAAAAAGGTGACATTTGCCATAATGTCAGTGTTTTTTATTGCTATGGGTGTAGGCACGATTACTCCGGCAATACAAAATATAGCAGAAGCTTTTCCGCATATTAATTTTAGCACTATTTTACTTGTATCTACATTGCCATCTTTGTTTATTATTCCATCTACAGCTCTGGCTGGGGTAGTGGCCGGTAATCAAGTAAGGTACAGAACACTTTTGATAGTCGGTATACTGCTTTTTACGGTAGCGGGGGCTGCACCTGCTTTCATGAATGATTTTGCAACGATACTAATAGCGAGAGCTTTTTTTGGAATTGGTCTTGGCGTAATCATGCCCCTTGGCAATGCTATGATTCTAAATCTCTTTGATGGCCAGGAGAGGGCAAATATGCTGGGATTGTCGGGACTTGTTATGAATCTCGGGGGCATAGTACTGCAGTTACTGGGCGGGATTCTATGTTCTATTAAATGGAATTATGCTTTTTTAGCTCATCTTTTAGGAGTAATCTCACTTGTAATGGTTATTTTCATGCTTCCGGAACCGGAAAAACAAAAAGAGGAAGATAAAGGGAAAATAAGTATACCCTTTTCGGTTTATTTAGCATCTATCTTGTTTGGAATTGCTATGATGCTTAACTATCCGTTGCTTGTAAATATGTCTACAATAATAATTACAGATAATTTAGGGGATGCGGCTTCTGCCGGGATTGTCCTATCGATGTTTACCGTGGGAGGAATGCTAGCTGGTGCTATATTCGGAAAACTATATCAAAAAGCTACCCGCTTTACCATTCCCATAGGGCTTGCAATTATGGCAATAGGTGCCGGCTTTGTATATTACGCAAATAATCTTATGTTGTTAACTTTTGGCATGACCCTTGTGGGAATAGGGTTTGGTATTGTAATGCCTGCTGTAATGATGATTATCGGTATGATAGTTTCTCCTGCGTCATTTGCCGCTGCTTCAGGAATCTTAATGGCGTTTATGAATTTGGGCGGTTTTGTATCCACATACTATATTGCATTTCTTTCAAATATAAACAGTGCGATACGTTTTCCTATCTTTGTAGCTATGGTTGCCTATGGAATTAGTGCCGTAGTCTATGCGCTTACGCAACTTAAGACTCCACCTTCAATTACTCAAAAAGTATAA
- a CDS encoding uroporphyrinogen decarboxylase family protein, with protein MTTTSAQEFAKERLARVEAAINLKEPDRVPFSGLGGDIIPVYAGITHHEFCYDYEKTRRALAKFNKDFPCDWTFAAGFTGVGVPPLTYAFAEYPDLSTVFGMFGTIHDILNDKCTRYPGRELEENCSPQFVGGTFMEPDEYDELIKDAVGFIAETVLPRICRNLETPIKAMATWVRMGMEAEKMAAFMQGVNEDMIKLGIPPIPTTLGMAPLDLIGDGLRDVTNVVLDIHRCPEKVKKACEALIEPILKVGLALKPFGVKIAFIPLHLNEYLSPKLYNEFYWPYLKEVINGFAKEGIKSMVFFEGRHDAHLETILELPAGWGIAYFEKTDVRKAKKVLQGHTCVMGGVPISLIISGTPEKIDAYVKNLLEEVKPGGGYILTTSVGTAPRETPIENMHALINAVEKYGKY; from the coding sequence ATGACTACAACGAGTGCACAGGAGTTTGCAAAAGAGCGTCTTGCACGTGTAGAGGCGGCAATTAACCTCAAAGAGCCGGACAGGGTTCCGTTTTCAGGTCTTGGTGGGGACATAATACCGGTTTATGCTGGTATTACACATCATGAATTTTGTTATGATTATGAAAAAACACGCAGAGCGTTAGCAAAATTCAATAAAGATTTTCCGTGTGATTGGACTTTCGCTGCCGGATTTACAGGTGTCGGAGTTCCTCCTCTTACTTATGCTTTTGCTGAATATCCGGATTTGAGTACAGTTTTCGGAATGTTCGGTACTATCCATGATATATTGAACGATAAATGTACACGATACCCGGGCAGAGAATTAGAAGAAAACTGCTCGCCTCAATTTGTCGGCGGCACTTTTATGGAACCCGATGAATATGACGAATTGATTAAGGATGCCGTTGGATTCATCGCAGAAACCGTACTCCCAAGGATATGCCGAAACTTGGAAACTCCGATAAAAGCAATGGCAACTTGGGTGAGAATGGGAATGGAAGCCGAAAAAATGGCGGCTTTTATGCAGGGCGTAAATGAAGACATGATTAAATTAGGTATTCCTCCCATACCTACTACTTTAGGAATGGCGCCGCTGGATCTAATAGGAGATGGCTTAAGAGATGTGACCAACGTAGTACTTGATATTCACAGATGTCCGGAAAAGGTAAAAAAGGCCTGCGAGGCTTTGATTGAACCAATATTAAAAGTCGGTTTAGCCCTTAAACCTTTTGGGGTAAAAATCGCCTTCATACCACTTCATCTTAATGAGTATCTTTCACCTAAATTATATAATGAATTTTACTGGCCGTATCTTAAAGAGGTAATTAACGGATTTGCAAAAGAAGGTATAAAATCAATGGTATTTTTTGAAGGCAGACATGATGCTCATTTAGAAACCATACTAGAACTTCCTGCAGGTTGGGGTATAGCATACTTTGAAAAGACGGATGTGCGAAAAGCAAAGAAGGTTTTGCAAGGTCATACCTGTGTTATGGGAGGAGTCCCGATAAGTCTGATAATAAGCGGAACACCAGAAAAGATTGATGCTTATGTGAAAAATTTGTTAGAAGAGGTAAAGCCGGGTGGAGGTTATATTTTAACTACAAGTGTAGGTACAGCTCCACGCGAGACACCGATAGAAAATATGCATGCGCTAATTAATGCAGTCGAAAAATATGGCAAATACTAA
- a CDS encoding TolC family protein codes for MPKVWLNKSVTLLLILILITASFAFAQENNESEDEILKLSLEDAVKIAEENNQQVKLSKLGLEKAELARKEYRYQDKKVRDAVDLWEGMPAEEKSKLNEMLRIEMESLSGFETSSTMDILGKQAEFAVNMAKLGIDVTIKGINFGIEAAYYGVLLAEENTSIAKAAVSRYQDMLGIAEAKFKAGTITKNEVLDAQVQLSKAEADLLKAESEEEKAYVNLKKLIGLPLDRAIELTDSFKDKPDDFDKTLDELLEAAEKNRIDIMSAEGAFEIAKLDFELSSKAYPSNTFIYKEKEYAMEEARLQLQDTKSAVEAQVRGIWLDFEDAKTNIPVMDKALEMAEESLRLAKLSYEAGLVRSVDVAAAEEGLKQVQLQRLSAIYNYNLARLKLENAIYFSVSGDLTS; via the coding sequence ATGCCAAAAGTTTGGTTGAACAAGAGTGTAACTTTGCTGCTCATATTAATATTAATAACCGCAAGCTTTGCTTTTGCACAAGAAAACAATGAAAGCGAAGATGAGATTTTAAAATTATCGCTGGAAGACGCTGTAAAAATCGCCGAAGAAAACAACCAACAGGTAAAACTGTCAAAATTGGGCTTGGAAAAGGCTGAATTGGCAAGGAAGGAGTATAGATATCAGGATAAAAAAGTAAGAGATGCTGTTGATTTGTGGGAAGGAATGCCTGCAGAAGAAAAATCTAAGTTAAATGAAATGTTGCGTATAGAAATGGAAAGCCTTTCAGGTTTTGAAACTAGTAGTACTATGGATATTTTGGGAAAACAGGCTGAATTTGCGGTTAATATGGCGAAGCTCGGAATAGATGTCACTATCAAAGGTATTAACTTTGGCATAGAAGCCGCCTACTACGGAGTTCTTTTAGCTGAAGAAAATACTTCCATAGCCAAAGCGGCGGTAAGTAGATATCAGGACATGCTAGGAATTGCCGAGGCAAAATTTAAAGCAGGCACAATAACAAAAAATGAAGTTTTAGATGCTCAGGTGCAGCTATCCAAGGCTGAGGCAGATTTATTAAAAGCTGAGTCTGAAGAGGAAAAAGCTTATGTGAATCTAAAAAAACTTATAGGATTGCCTTTAGACCGTGCCATTGAGCTTACAGATTCTTTTAAAGACAAGCCAGATGATTTTGATAAAACTTTAGATGAACTGCTTGAAGCAGCTGAAAAAAATCGAATTGACATTATGAGCGCTGAAGGTGCTTTTGAGATAGCCAAACTTGATTTTGAACTTAGCAGCAAAGCTTATCCGTCAAATACTTTCATTTATAAAGAAAAAGAATATGCTATGGAGGAAGCCAGGCTTCAGCTGCAAGACACAAAAAGCGCTGTTGAGGCCCAAGTCAGGGGGATATGGCTTGACTTTGAGGATGCGAAGACAAATATTCCGGTTATGGATAAGGCATTAGAGATGGCTGAGGAAAGCCTGCGGCTTGCAAAACTCAGCTATGAAGCAGGGCTTGTCCGAAGTGTGGATGTAGCTGCGGCCGAAGAAGGCTTAAAGCAGGTCCAATTACAGAGATTAAGTGCCATATATAACTATAACCTTGCACGACTAAAACTGGAAAATGCTATATATTTTAGTGTTTCTGGTGATTTAACTTCCTAG
- a CDS encoding S-layer homology domain-containing protein — protein sequence MKTYSKIAALLLAAIMLVTFAVPAANAKSMNIPRGQLKKITRFKDVDDTLEWANLAIDRMYARGVIKGYPGDAFKPKSNVTHLEAIIMSLRVMGWEEEAKNTKINDDIKKIKLPWDDAYYYVALAVKKGLIKPEELKNFNPNAPAKRYEIARYIVRALDLEDEAKEHMGEKLSFKDAAAIPKDVTGYVYVMLDLELMKGDDNNKFKPNEPITRAEMAVMLNRLDGSLESEDKSELVGTIKKIDIDNLTITLQNSFGTKTYNLLKNTPVYVDGKYKSLKDLKVEDKVELVLDADKYAVFIQVIEKAESVTTTTEGLIVDVDASKKSVTLFTYGKYKEGFVGTLKLSSIEGKHYELETKRDRYVLVGDIDELEDYVDEKIVVFGEISDDESIYMRGLLIDVEDVYPLKSKYITTFYIDGNTNITIDGEKAGFFNLTEGDYAEVKAEDKMALEIKAKTPVEPKKIVVSADGLVVEVSKKSISLVTYIQDLDEGFIGILRENDVEGTHYELETNQGTFVLKGNVKGLKDYIGEKIVVKGELTDEISIFMRGYIIDVEEFYLLRNRDFVVFDVDDSTKITIDGDKAKLSEIEIGDYAEIYADADNIAAEIKAYSRTNRIKEWEKEIKNTRDGKLTGKVVSKEVGSKCQLVIQNDDGKFTLVIDKDVKLKGLKSLSRIKKGMQLELSIKDGKIIEIAAVD from the coding sequence ATGAAAACATATTCAAAAATTGCAGCACTGCTTTTGGCTGCAATAATGCTTGTGACTTTTGCAGTGCCTGCAGCTAATGCAAAGTCAATGAATATTCCGCGGGGGCAGTTGAAAAAGATAACAAGATTTAAAGATGTGGATGATACACTGGAGTGGGCAAACTTAGCCATAGACAGGATGTATGCAAGGGGTGTTATCAAAGGGTATCCGGGTGATGCGTTTAAACCAAAGAGCAACGTTACTCATCTTGAAGCCATCATTATGTCGCTTAGGGTTATGGGCTGGGAGGAAGAAGCAAAGAATACGAAAATAAATGATGACATTAAAAAAATCAAGCTTCCGTGGGACGATGCTTATTATTATGTGGCTTTGGCCGTAAAAAAGGGTCTAATTAAGCCTGAAGAGCTTAAGAACTTTAATCCTAATGCTCCCGCAAAGCGGTATGAAATTGCACGATACATAGTAAGAGCATTAGATTTAGAGGATGAAGCAAAAGAGCATATGGGAGAAAAGCTTTCATTTAAAGATGCAGCAGCAATTCCAAAAGATGTCACAGGATATGTATATGTAATGCTTGACTTAGAGCTGATGAAGGGTGATGACAACAATAAATTCAAGCCAAATGAACCTATTACCAGGGCAGAGATGGCAGTAATGCTCAATAGGCTTGACGGTTCTCTTGAATCGGAAGATAAGAGCGAGCTAGTAGGAACCATAAAGAAAATAGACATTGATAACCTTACCATAACCCTGCAAAATTCTTTTGGTACGAAGACATATAATCTGTTAAAGAATACACCGGTGTACGTAGACGGTAAATATAAAAGTCTAAAAGATTTGAAAGTCGAAGATAAGGTTGAACTGGTGCTTGATGCTGATAAATACGCAGTATTTATTCAAGTTATAGAAAAGGCAGAGAGTGTAACTACAACGACCGAAGGCCTGATTGTTGATGTAGATGCCTCGAAAAAATCAGTAACTTTGTTTACTTATGGAAAATACAAAGAGGGTTTTGTAGGGACATTGAAGTTAAGCAGTATTGAAGGTAAACATTATGAACTGGAGACCAAGCGAGACCGTTATGTACTCGTGGGCGATATTGATGAACTTGAAGATTATGTAGATGAAAAGATTGTTGTATTCGGGGAAATTAGTGATGATGAATCTATTTACATGAGAGGTTTGCTTATCGATGTTGAGGATGTCTATCCCTTAAAGTCTAAATATATTACAACATTTTACATCGATGGCAACACTAATATTACAATTGATGGTGAAAAAGCAGGATTTTTTAACTTAACAGAAGGAGATTATGCCGAAGTAAAAGCAGAAGATAAAATGGCTTTAGAGATCAAAGCAAAGACTCCTGTAGAACCTAAAAAAATTGTAGTTTCTGCCGATGGTTTGGTTGTAGAAGTAAGCAAAAAAAGCATTTCTTTGGTAACGTATATACAAGATTTAGATGAAGGCTTTATCGGAATACTCAGAGAAAATGATGTAGAAGGTACTCACTATGAATTAGAAACTAATCAAGGAACATTTGTGTTAAAAGGTAATGTAAAGGGATTGAAAGACTATATAGGAGAAAAAATAGTAGTTAAGGGAGAACTTACAGATGAAATCTCTATTTTTATGAGGGGTTATATTATTGATGTGGAAGAATTTTATCTGCTGCGAAACCGGGATTTTGTGGTTTTTGATGTAGATGACAGTACAAAAATCACTATTGACGGGGACAAAGCGAAACTTTCTGAAATAGAAATAGGCGACTATGCCGAAATTTATGCTGATGCAGATAATATTGCCGCCGAAATTAAAGCTTATAGCCGTACAAATAGAATAAAAGAATGGGAAAAAGAAATAAAAAATACAAGGGATGGTAAACTCACAGGTAAAGTAGTTTCTAAAGAAGTGGGTTCAAAATGTCAGCTGGTCATACAAAATGATGATGGGAAATTTACTCTGGTCATTGATAAAGATGTGAAACTTAAAGGCTTAAAGAGTTTAAGCCGTATCAAGAAGGGCATGCAGTTGGAACTGTCAATAAAGGACGGAAAGATTATTGAGATTGCAGCTGTGGATTAG
- a CDS encoding DUF1638 domain-containing protein → MDDAVIIACETIRYELNAAIKETGENIEVIWIDSRYHNDPDGLREKLQQEIDSIKDKKTILLGFGCCGNALVGIKATTADLIIPKTDDCISMMLSKEGEKFERIKKTYFLTKGWIESPKSLVVEYNRALEKYGEKKAQRIFDVMLKNYEYLMLIDTGCYEIDQCIDQTIEIADFTHLELIINKGDIWFLKKLLTGPHDDDFCLIPKGEKVKIGHFGYIGIDASSKIRNII, encoded by the coding sequence GTGGATGATGCTGTTATAATTGCATGCGAAACCATACGGTATGAGTTAAATGCTGCTATAAAAGAAACAGGGGAAAATATAGAAGTCATTTGGATAGACTCACGATATCATAATGACCCGGATGGCCTTAGAGAAAAACTTCAGCAGGAAATAGATTCAATAAAAGATAAAAAAACTATATTACTGGGTTTTGGATGCTGCGGGAATGCACTTGTAGGAATAAAAGCTACTACTGCTGATTTGATTATTCCCAAAACCGATGATTGCATTTCGATGATGTTGAGTAAGGAAGGGGAAAAGTTTGAGCGCATAAAAAAGACTTATTTTTTAACCAAGGGCTGGATAGAGTCTCCTAAAAGCTTGGTGGTTGAGTATAACAGGGCATTAGAAAAGTATGGTGAAAAGAAAGCTCAACGAATCTTTGATGTAATGCTTAAGAACTATGAATATTTAATGTTAATTGATACGGGATGCTATGAAATAGACCAGTGCATAGACCAAACAATAGAAATAGCAGATTTTACACATTTAGAGCTTATAATTAATAAAGGTGATATCTGGTTCCTAAAGAAACTTCTAACAGGTCCGCATGACGACGATTTTTGTTTAATACCGAAAGGAGAAAAAGTGAAAATAGGCCATTTTGGATATATAGGGATTGATGCATCAAGTAAAATACGGAATATCATTTAA
- a CDS encoding efflux RND transporter periplasmic adaptor subunit, which produces MKMKNNGLPYVIIFALIFCLILSGCGSKTATTEVEQEKVVPVKVALSEMEDLPEYQSFPGEITAVDEVSLSPKMGGKVEQILVKEGETVKAGQVIIRLEQKDVVSQVNQAQAAYEAAMAQLSSLENGQLPQQIAQLESAVNQAEANFNNAKENYERMKALFEQEAITKQQFEGAELQYSIAKEQYESAKTQLDLTKEKTAPESLSMAQAQVKQAEAALTAAKTALDNCLITSPIDGVVGAISATVGQLVSAGYPVATVGNLNSVEIQINVTEDRVSGLKVGQEAEVTVDAAGDSVLKGEVISVSPFKDSRTQVYPVKVLVQNEKNLLKSGMFARVKLMVALHSNVVTVPEDAVVSYDGTSVVYTVEDGKAKANEIEIGPASMGKVVVTKGLASGKEIIVEGQEFVTDGIKVKVEGRGDTK; this is translated from the coding sequence ATGAAGATGAAAAATAATGGATTACCATATGTAATAATTTTTGCTTTAATATTTTGTCTAATACTTTCCGGTTGTGGTTCAAAAACTGCTACAACTGAGGTAGAACAAGAAAAGGTCGTGCCGGTAAAAGTGGCACTTTCAGAGATGGAAGACTTACCGGAATATCAATCTTTTCCAGGGGAAATAACTGCTGTTGATGAAGTTAGCCTTTCACCTAAAATGGGTGGTAAGGTGGAGCAGATTCTTGTAAAAGAGGGTGAAACGGTAAAAGCCGGACAGGTCATAATAAGGCTTGAACAAAAAGATGTGGTATCACAGGTAAACCAAGCCCAAGCAGCTTATGAGGCTGCAATGGCACAACTTAGCAGCTTGGAAAATGGCCAGCTGCCCCAGCAGATTGCCCAATTGGAATCGGCAGTAAATCAAGCCGAAGCAAATTTTAATAATGCTAAGGAAAACTATGAGCGGATGAAAGCGCTTTTTGAGCAAGAAGCCATTACAAAACAACAGTTTGAAGGTGCCGAGCTTCAATATAGTATAGCGAAGGAGCAGTATGAATCGGCAAAAACACAGCTTGACTTGACTAAAGAAAAAACCGCTCCGGAAAGTTTGTCTATGGCACAAGCCCAAGTGAAGCAGGCAGAAGCTGCGCTTACTGCGGCAAAGACGGCTTTAGACAACTGCCTTATTACATCGCCCATTGACGGTGTGGTGGGAGCTATCAGTGCTACTGTAGGTCAGCTGGTAAGTGCCGGCTATCCTGTGGCAACTGTTGGGAACTTGAATAGTGTTGAGATACAAATTAATGTTACCGAAGACCGTGTAAGTGGTTTGAAAGTTGGGCAGGAAGCGGAAGTTACGGTAGATGCGGCAGGTGATTCCGTTTTAAAGGGAGAAGTTATCAGCGTAAGTCCTTTTAAGGATTCAAGGACACAGGTATATCCGGTAAAAGTATTGGTACAAAATGAAAAAAATCTTTTAAAATCCGGGATGTTTGCAAGAGTTAAGCTGATGGTAGCATTACATTCTAATGTTGTGACAGTGCCGGAAGATGCTGTGGTATCATATGACGGAACTTCGGTAGTATATACTGTGGAAGATGGTAAAGCCAAAGCTAATGAAATTGAAATCGGGCCGGCATCTATGGGAAAGGTAGTTGTGACAAAAGGATTGGCATCCGGCAAAGAAATAATAGTGGAAGGCCAAGAATTTGTAACTGATGGTATTAAAGTTAAGGTAGAGGGCCGGGGTGATACAAAATGA
- a CDS encoding efflux RND transporter permease subunit — translation MNLAKFSIKRPITMLMIIAIVLVLGIISFSRLGIDLLPDFSLPVGVVITQYSGASSQEVESMITKPVEQTLATLSNVKNIISRSSEGSSMVMVEFNWGTNMDVAAQDMREKVDLIKGFLPSGSQAPMVVKFDPTMMPMMQIALYGGDNIVQLKNIAEDTISDRLLRIEGVASVDILGGLERQITIEVDPDRLASYGLSMSQIASKLQAENINLPGGNVNQGKKRYTLRTEAEFKDVEEIENLPIPLPQGGSVLLKNIAKVEDTHKDISTITRYNDKPCISLSVQKQSGYNTVQVAKKVKAEMTKLQSEIPVDIGYDAILDQSDYIEMSIDNVKSNAVMGGIIAVIVIYLFLQHLRSTLIIGISIPVSIIATFILIYFNNFTLNMLSLGGLALGVGMLVDNSIVVLDNIFSHRQAGEEPVAAAISGTNEVALAITASTLTTVAVFLPIVFVQGITAQLFNELALTVTFSLLSSLLVALTVVPLLSSKLMVQITDSGLSKEEGSGKKKTFLASLLNSFKTFYEKTEVKYSGFLKWALCHRKIIVVSSVALFIISIALVPLVGMEFFPRSDAGSISISIKLPYGTNLEQTDKFVTQVIEKLEQIPEIDGILETTGSTTAMSIGGAFSESSEAGISIKLVPLSERSRTSEEIAENIRNLTADMAGAEINVQALSGMGFSAGNLLTPISIKVKGDDLEQLTEVSKKVTEIVKAVPGTREVESSLEDGKPELVIKIDRDKATMYGLSSAQVAQIVNSTISGSTATKYKIGGDEIDVVIKADEGLIDDIYKVKNLLIPNTSGAFITLGDVAEVSKGIGPVTIARENQTREVTITGDVLGRDTGTVNREIQQKLNELQLPEGYSTEMGGEQQQMAESFSDLALVFLLAVVLVYMVMASQFESLKQPFIIMFTVPLAIIGVVFALLLTRRTINMTSLMGVIILAGIVVNNAIVLIDFINQLRERGIPRNEAIIKAGPSRLRPILMTTLTTILGLVPLALGLGEGAELAAPMATSIIGGLTVSTILTLVVIPVVYTIFEDWGDIVARYRKNWRNKRKSAEA, via the coding sequence ATGAACCTAGCCAAATTTTCCATAAAAAGACCTATAACCATGCTGATGATTATAGCAATTGTTTTGGTTTTAGGTATTATATCCTTTTCAAGGCTTGGGATAGATTTGCTCCCAGACTTTTCATTACCTGTGGGCGTGGTTATAACTCAGTACAGCGGTGCATCTTCTCAAGAAGTTGAAAGCATGATAACAAAGCCAGTTGAACAGACACTTGCTACCTTGAGTAATGTTAAAAATATTATTTCGCGCAGCAGTGAAGGCAGCTCGATGGTTATGGTGGAATTTAACTGGGGAACCAATATGGATGTAGCTGCTCAAGATATGCGTGAAAAGGTTGATTTAATAAAAGGCTTTTTGCCGTCAGGATCTCAAGCTCCCATGGTTGTTAAATTTGATCCGACAATGATGCCGATGATGCAAATTGCTCTTTATGGCGGCGATAATATTGTCCAGTTAAAAAATATAGCAGAAGATACTATCTCAGACAGGCTTCTACGCATTGAAGGGGTGGCTTCTGTTGACATATTAGGGGGTCTTGAAAGACAAATAACCATAGAAGTTGACCCTGACCGATTAGCATCATACGGTTTGAGCATGAGTCAGATAGCAAGCAAGCTGCAGGCAGAGAATATTAATCTTCCCGGCGGCAATGTAAATCAAGGGAAAAAGAGATATACCCTAAGGACCGAAGCCGAGTTTAAAGATGTGGAGGAAATTGAAAATTTACCTATTCCACTGCCGCAAGGCGGCAGTGTTTTACTAAAGAATATTGCTAAAGTGGAAGATACTCATAAAGATATATCAACAATAACCCGCTATAACGATAAACCCTGTATATCCTTGAGCGTGCAAAAACAAAGTGGTTATAATACCGTTCAAGTAGCTAAAAAGGTAAAGGCCGAAATGACAAAACTTCAGTCGGAGATTCCTGTAGATATAGGATATGATGCGATTCTTGATCAATCGGATTATATAGAAATGTCTATTGATAATGTGAAAAGCAATGCGGTAATGGGAGGTATTATTGCGGTAATTGTAATATACCTGTTCCTTCAACATTTGCGCAGTACGCTGATTATCGGCATTTCTATACCTGTGTCAATCATAGCAACATTTATATTGATTTATTTTAATAATTTTACCTTGAACATGCTGAGCCTTGGAGGATTGGCATTAGGTGTCGGTATGCTGGTGGACAATTCCATCGTGGTTTTAGATAATATTTTTTCACACCGTCAAGCAGGGGAGGAACCGGTTGCTGCAGCTATATCCGGAACAAATGAGGTAGCACTTGCGATAACCGCATCTACTCTTACAACTGTAGCAGTATTCTTACCAATTGTATTTGTTCAAGGGATAACAGCTCAACTGTTTAACGAATTGGCACTTACAGTTACTTTTTCCCTTCTGTCTTCGCTCTTGGTAGCCTTGACTGTGGTTCCTCTTTTATCGTCTAAATTAATGGTTCAAATAACGGATAGCGGGTTATCGAAAGAAGAAGGAAGCGGAAAGAAAAAAACATTTTTAGCTTCACTCCTTAACAGCTTTAAAACCTTTTATGAAAAAACAGAAGTAAAATATTCCGGTTTTCTTAAATGGGCATTGTGTCACAGAAAAATTATCGTTGTTTCATCAGTAGCATTGTTTATAATAAGCATTGCTTTGGTTCCCCTGGTAGGGATGGAGTTTTTTCCGCGTTCTGACGCAGGTTCTATAAGCATTTCAATTAAGTTGCCTTACGGTACTAACTTAGAACAAACTGACAAATTTGTTACTCAGGTAATAGAAAAACTCGAGCAAATTCCAGAAATAGATGGGATACTTGAAACTACCGGATCAACTACGGCGATGTCTATTGGAGGTGCTTTTTCCGAAAGCAGTGAGGCCGGCATTTCAATTAAACTTGTTCCACTGTCGGAGCGCAGTCGCACTTCAGAGGAAATAGCGGAAAATATAAGAAATCTGACAGCAGATATGGCCGGTGCCGAAATTAACGTGCAAGCACTAAGCGGTATGGGCTTTTCAGCGGGAAATTTATTAACTCCCATTTCAATAAAGGTAAAGGGTGATGATTTAGAGCAGCTAACTGAAGTCTCGAAGAAAGTTACAGAAATTGTTAAGGCAGTCCCCGGTACCAGAGAAGTCGAAAGCAGTTTAGAAGATGGTAAACCTGAACTTGTCATTAAAATTGATCGAGATAAGGCTACTATGTACGGCTTGTCAAGTGCACAAGTAGCACAGATAGTAAATTCCACCATATCGGGCAGTACCGCCACAAAATACAAGATTGGCGGTGATGAAATAGATGTGGTGATAAAAGCCGATGAAGGATTGATTGATGACATATATAAGGTAAAGAATCTTCTTATTCCTAATACTTCAGGAGCTTTTATAACATTGGGGGATGTAGCGGAAGTAAGTAAAGGTATAGGTCCCGTAACCATAGCCCGTGAAAATCAAACGCGCGAGGTAACGATAACCGGTGATGTTTTAGGTAGAGATACAGGCACGGTAAACCGCGAGATACAGCAGAAGTTAAATGAACTTCAGTTACCGGAAGGTTATAGCACAGAAATGGGCGGTGAACAGCAACAAATGGCAGAGTCCTTTAGTGATTTAGCATTGGTTTTCTTGCTTGCTGTTGTATTAGTATATATGGTTATGGCTTCTCAGTTTGAGTCTCTAAAACAGCCGTTTATTATAATGTTTACCGTACCGCTGGCTATTATCGGTGTTGTCTTTGCCTTATTATTAACGAGGCGCACCATAAATATGACATCACTTATGGGAGTAATCATTCTGGCAGGCATAGTGGTCAACAATGCAATAGTCTTGATAGACTTTATAAACCAGCTTAGAGAAAGAGGAATTCCAAGAAATGAAGCTATAATTAAGGCAGGACCGTCAAGACTCAGGCCGATACTCATGACCACATTGACTACTATTCTCGGCTTGGTTCCGCTTGCATTGGGCTTAGGTGAAGGAGCAGAACTTGCAGCTCCCATGGCCACGAGCATAATCGGTGGATTGACTGTTTCTACCATCCTAACTTTGGTAGTTATACCTGTAGTTTATACGATTTTTGAAGATTGGGGAGATATCGTAGCACGGTATAGAAAGAATTGGAGAAATAAAAGAAAATCAGCTGAGGCTTAA